From a region of the Dickeya poaceiphila genome:
- the rpoC gene encoding DNA-directed RNA polymerase subunit beta' — MKDLLKFLKAQTKTEEFDAIKIALASPDMIRSWSFGEVKKPETINYRTFKPERDGLFCARIFGPVKDYECLCGKYKRLKHRGVICEKCGVEVTQTKVRRERMGHIELASPTAHIWFLKSLPSRIGLLLDMPLRDIERVLYFESYVVVEGGMTNLERRQILTEEQYLDALEEFGDEFDAKMGAEAIQALLKNMDLEQECEQLREELNETNSETKRKKLTKRIKLLEAFVQSGNKPEWMILTVLPVLPPDLRPLVPLDGGRFATSDLNDLYRRVINRNNRLKRLLDLAAPDIIVRNEKRMLQEAVDALLDNGRRGRAITGSNKRPLKSLADMIKGKQGRFRQNLLGKRVDYSGRSVITVGPYLRLHQCGLPKKMALELFKPFIYGKLELRGLATTIKAAKKMVEREEAVVWDILDEVIREHPVLLNRAPTLHRLGIQAFEPVLIEGKAIQLHPLVCAAYNADFDGDQMAVHVPLTLEAQLEARALMMSTNNILSPANGEPIIVPSQDVVLGLYYMTRDCVNAKGEGMVLTGPKEAERIYRAGLASLHARVKVRITEHQKNAQGEWTQKTSLIDTTVGRAILWMIVPKGLPYSIVNQALGKKAISKMLNTCYRVLGLKPTVIFADQIMYTGFAYAARSGSSVGIDDMVIPAKKVEIISEAEAEVAEIQEQFQSGLVTAGERYNKVIDIWAAANERVAKAMMENLSTETVINRNGEEEKQVSFNSIFMMADSGARGSAAQIRQLAGMRGLMAKPDGSIIETPITANFREGLNVLQYFISTHGARKGLADTALKTANSGYLTRRLVDVAQDLVVTEDDCGTHEGIMMTPVIEGGDVKEPLRERVLGRVTAEDVLKPGTADILVPRNTLLNEKWCDLLEENSVDAVKVRSVVGCETDFGVCAKCYGRDLARGHIINKGEAIGVIAAQSIGEPGTQLTMRTFHIGGAASRAAAESSIQVKNKGSLKLSNAKFVMNSAGKLVITSRNTELKLIDEFGRTKESYKVPYGAVMAKGNGDDVAGGETVANWDPHTMPVITEVGGSIRFTDMIDGQTITRQTDELTGLSSIVVLDSAERTGGGKDLRPALKIVDANGNDVLIPGTDMPAQYFLPGKAIVQLEDGAQIGAGDTLARIPQESGGTKDITGGLPRVADLFEARRPKEPAILAEISGVVSFGKETKGKRRLVITPVDGSEPYEEMIPKWRQLNVFEGERVERGDVISDGPESPHDILRLRGVHAVTRYIVNEVQEVYRLQGVKINDKHIEVIVRQMLRKGTIVNPGSSEFLEGEQVEMSRIKIANRQLEADGKISATYSRDLLGITKASLATESFISAASFQETTRVLTEAAVAGKRDELRGLKENVIVGRLIPAGTGYAYHQDRMRRRQAGELPVAPQVSAEEASANLAELLNAGLGGSDDE; from the coding sequence GTGAAAGACTTATTAAAGTTTCTGAAAGCGCAAACTAAAACCGAAGAGTTTGATGCGATCAAAATTGCGCTGGCCTCGCCAGACATGATCCGTTCCTGGTCTTTTGGTGAAGTTAAAAAGCCGGAAACCATTAACTACCGTACGTTCAAACCGGAACGTGACGGTCTGTTCTGCGCCCGTATCTTCGGGCCGGTAAAAGACTATGAGTGCTTGTGCGGTAAGTACAAGCGCCTGAAACACCGTGGCGTAATTTGTGAGAAGTGCGGCGTTGAAGTGACCCAGACCAAAGTGCGTCGTGAGCGCATGGGCCACATTGAGCTGGCGTCTCCGACCGCTCACATCTGGTTTTTGAAATCGCTGCCGTCCCGTATCGGCTTACTGCTGGATATGCCGCTGCGTGATATCGAACGTGTACTGTACTTCGAATCTTACGTGGTAGTTGAAGGCGGGATGACCAACCTGGAACGCCGTCAGATCCTGACCGAAGAACAATATCTGGACGCGCTGGAAGAGTTCGGTGACGAATTCGACGCCAAAATGGGTGCCGAGGCTATTCAGGCTCTGCTGAAAAACATGGATCTGGAGCAGGAATGCGAACAGCTGCGTGAAGAGCTGAACGAAACCAACTCCGAGACCAAACGTAAGAAACTGACCAAACGCATCAAGCTGCTGGAAGCGTTCGTGCAGTCCGGCAACAAGCCGGAGTGGATGATCCTGACCGTGCTGCCGGTGCTGCCGCCGGATCTGCGTCCGCTGGTGCCGCTGGATGGTGGTCGTTTCGCGACCTCCGATCTGAACGATCTGTACCGCCGTGTGATCAACCGTAACAACCGTTTGAAACGTCTGCTGGATCTGGCTGCTCCCGATATCATCGTACGTAACGAAAAACGTATGTTGCAGGAAGCGGTAGATGCGCTGCTGGATAACGGTCGTCGTGGTCGTGCCATCACTGGTTCCAACAAGCGTCCGCTGAAATCTTTGGCCGATATGATCAAAGGTAAGCAGGGGCGTTTCCGTCAGAACCTGCTCGGTAAGCGCGTGGACTACTCCGGTCGTTCCGTTATTACCGTAGGTCCGTACCTGCGTCTGCATCAGTGCGGTCTGCCGAAGAAAATGGCGCTGGAACTGTTCAAACCGTTCATCTACGGCAAGCTGGAACTGCGTGGTCTTGCTACCACCATCAAAGCCGCCAAGAAAATGGTTGAGCGTGAAGAAGCAGTGGTATGGGATATCCTGGATGAAGTTATCCGCGAGCACCCGGTACTGCTGAACCGTGCGCCGACCCTGCACCGTCTGGGTATTCAGGCGTTCGAACCGGTTCTGATCGAAGGTAAAGCGATTCAGTTGCACCCGCTGGTGTGTGCGGCATATAACGCCGACTTCGACGGTGACCAGATGGCCGTTCACGTACCGTTGACGCTGGAAGCCCAGCTCGAAGCGCGTGCGCTGATGATGTCCACCAACAACATTCTGTCGCCGGCGAACGGCGAGCCGATCATCGTTCCGTCTCAGGACGTGGTGCTGGGTCTGTACTACATGACCCGTGACTGTGTTAACGCCAAAGGCGAAGGCATGGTGCTGACCGGTCCGAAAGAAGCAGAGCGTATTTATCGTGCCGGTCTGGCTTCGCTGCACGCTCGCGTAAAAGTACGTATTACCGAGCATCAGAAGAATGCGCAGGGCGAGTGGACGCAGAAAACCAGCCTGATCGACACTACCGTAGGTCGTGCGATTCTGTGGATGATCGTGCCGAAAGGTCTGCCTTATTCCATCGTCAATCAGGCGCTGGGTAAGAAAGCTATCTCCAAGATGCTGAACACCTGCTACCGCGTGCTGGGTCTGAAACCGACGGTTATCTTTGCCGACCAGATCATGTACACCGGTTTTGCTTACGCGGCGCGTTCCGGTTCTTCCGTTGGTATCGACGATATGGTGATCCCGGCGAAGAAAGTGGAAATCATCAGCGAAGCGGAAGCCGAAGTTGCCGAGATTCAGGAGCAGTTCCAGTCTGGTCTGGTAACCGCGGGCGAACGCTACAACAAAGTTATCGATATCTGGGCTGCGGCTAACGAGCGCGTGGCTAAGGCGATGATGGAAAACCTCTCTACCGAAACCGTTATCAACCGTAATGGCGAAGAAGAGAAACAGGTGTCCTTCAACAGCATCTTTATGATGGCCGACTCCGGTGCGCGTGGTTCTGCTGCACAGATTCGTCAGCTGGCAGGGATGCGTGGTCTGATGGCGAAGCCGGACGGCTCCATCATCGAAACGCCGATCACCGCGAACTTCCGTGAAGGTCTGAACGTACTCCAGTACTTCATCTCCACGCACGGTGCGCGTAAAGGTCTGGCGGATACCGCGCTGAAAACGGCGAACTCCGGTTACCTGACGCGTCGTCTGGTTGACGTGGCGCAGGACCTGGTGGTGACCGAGGACGATTGCGGTACCCACGAAGGCATCATGATGACGCCGGTTATCGAAGGCGGCGACGTGAAAGAGCCGCTGCGTGAGCGAGTACTGGGCCGTGTGACGGCAGAAGACGTGCTGAAACCGGGCACCGCAGACATTCTGGTTCCGCGCAATACGCTGCTGAACGAAAAATGGTGTGACCTGTTAGAAGAAAACTCGGTCGATGCAGTGAAAGTACGCTCGGTAGTAGGTTGTGAAACCGACTTCGGCGTGTGCGCCAAGTGCTATGGTCGTGACCTGGCACGTGGTCATATCATCAACAAAGGCGAGGCTATCGGGGTTATCGCGGCGCAGTCCATCGGTGAACCGGGTACTCAGCTGACGATGCGTACGTTCCACATCGGTGGTGCGGCATCGCGTGCGGCAGCAGAATCCAGTATTCAGGTGAAAAACAAAGGTAGCCTGAAACTGAGCAACGCTAAGTTCGTTATGAACAGCGCCGGTAAACTGGTGATTACTTCACGTAACACCGAGCTGAAGCTGATCGACGAATTCGGTCGTACCAAAGAAAGCTATAAAGTGCCTTACGGTGCAGTCATGGCGAAAGGTAACGGTGACGATGTCGCCGGCGGTGAAACCGTCGCGAACTGGGACCCGCATACCATGCCGGTTATCACCGAAGTGGGCGGTAGCATTCGCTTCACCGATATGATCGACGGCCAGACGATTACGCGTCAGACCGACGAACTGACCGGTCTGTCCTCCATTGTGGTTCTGGATAGTGCAGAACGTACCGGTGGTGGTAAAGACTTGCGTCCGGCGCTGAAAATCGTTGATGCCAACGGTAATGACGTACTGATTCCGGGTACCGATATGCCGGCGCAGTACTTCCTGCCAGGTAAAGCGATTGTTCAGTTGGAGGACGGTGCACAGATCGGTGCGGGTGATACCCTGGCGCGTATTCCGCAGGAGTCCGGCGGTACCAAGGATATTACCGGTGGTCTGCCGCGCGTTGCTGACCTGTTCGAAGCCCGTCGCCCGAAAGAGCCGGCGATTCTGGCAGAAATCAGTGGCGTGGTATCCTTCGGTAAAGAAACCAAAGGTAAACGCCGCCTGGTGATCACGCCGGTTGATGGCAGCGAACCATACGAAGAGATGATTCCGAAATGGCGTCAGCTCAACGTGTTCGAAGGTGAACGCGTGGAACGCGGCGATGTGATCTCCGACGGTCCTGAGTCTCCGCACGATATCCTGCGTTTGCGTGGCGTACACGCGGTGACCCGCTACATTGTTAACGAAGTGCAGGAAGTTTACCGACTGCAGGGCGTTAAGATTAACGATAAACACATTGAGGTTATCGTTCGTCAGATGCTGCGTAAAGGCACCATCGTCAATCCGGGTAGCTCCGAGTTCCTGGAAGGCGAGCAGGTGGAAATGTCGCGTATCAAGATCGCCAATCGTCAGTTGGAAGCGGATGGCAAGATTTCGGCTACCTACAGCCGCGATCTGCTGGGTATCACCAAGGCGTCTCTGGCTACCGAATCCTTCATCTCCGCAGCGTCGTTCCAGGAAACGACCCGCGTACTGACGGAAGCGGCGGTTGCGGGTAAACGTGATGAGCTGCGTGGCCTGAAAGAAAACGTCATCGTGGGCCGTCTGATCCCGGCTGGTACGGGTTATGCGTATCATCAGGATCGTATGCGTCGCCGTCAGGCAGGTGAACTGCCGGTTGCACCGCAGGTCAGTGCCGAAGAAGCGTCTGCCAATCTGGCTGAGCTGCTGAATGCTGGTCTGGGTGGTAGCGACGACGAATAA
- a CDS encoding DUF1176 domain-containing protein, producing the protein MRFNTTLSGIILVLLSGSAFSASEMPSGYPAPVQKVFRHWQITCNNLNDCDIRNNDPYLRVTLKREAGARGKVSLDFDLADKRQALYLDGVRFALTQPDWQTDEEEGAFYVHTDQLAVIQQFVLAAKNAKRLSLSEHGGGQSNNQEESISLNGLNAALLLADERQGRLNNRSALLQVGDGDVAQVPPVPMGQEISPAYTQPPPLTNTKVLINAVINAKKTLLEEEDCGLSKEARQLSEAEPLTNDLALVMLNCGMGAYQSSSMLFVTPRNNPQAAQLLELPRPIRTVESREEKIRWFTEVDYDPESGMLYHAAKGRGIADCGESAQWVFDGKTFQLVAYNYQPECNGGQPGDWPSVWAMPGYPTE; encoded by the coding sequence ATGCGATTTAACACAACGCTTTCAGGTATCATTCTGGTTTTGTTGTCTGGCAGTGCGTTCAGCGCCAGCGAGATGCCTTCTGGTTATCCGGCTCCAGTGCAGAAGGTGTTCAGGCACTGGCAGATTACCTGTAATAACCTGAATGATTGCGACATCAGGAACAATGACCCGTATCTGCGTGTGACGCTAAAGCGTGAAGCAGGTGCCAGGGGCAAGGTCTCATTGGACTTCGATCTGGCTGATAAGCGCCAGGCGCTGTATCTGGATGGAGTACGTTTTGCGTTGACGCAGCCTGACTGGCAAACCGACGAGGAAGAGGGCGCATTCTACGTCCATACCGATCAACTGGCTGTGATCCAGCAGTTTGTACTGGCGGCGAAGAACGCCAAACGGTTGTCGCTGTCGGAGCATGGCGGCGGTCAGAGTAATAATCAGGAAGAATCCATCTCGCTCAATGGCCTGAATGCGGCGTTATTGCTGGCAGATGAGCGGCAAGGGCGACTTAATAACCGCAGCGCGTTGTTGCAGGTCGGCGACGGTGACGTGGCGCAGGTGCCACCGGTGCCGATGGGACAGGAAATCAGCCCAGCCTATACCCAACCGCCGCCTCTGACCAATACCAAGGTGTTGATTAACGCCGTAATTAATGCCAAAAAAACCTTGCTGGAAGAGGAAGACTGTGGGCTGAGCAAAGAAGCCCGTCAGTTGAGTGAGGCTGAACCACTGACCAATGATTTGGCGCTGGTGATGCTGAATTGTGGTATGGGGGCTTATCAGTCCTCCAGTATGTTATTTGTTACTCCACGTAATAACCCACAGGCGGCGCAGTTGCTGGAACTGCCAAGACCTATTCGTACGGTGGAGAGCCGTGAAGAAAAAATCCGCTGGTTTACCGAAGTGGATTATGACCCGGAAAGCGGTATGTTGTATCACGCCGCGAAAGGGCGGGGTATCGCCGACTGCGGTGAAAGCGCGCAATGGGTGTTTGACGGTAAAACTTTCCAGCTTGTGGCTTATAATTATCAGCCGGAATGTAACGGTGGGCAGCCGGGAGACTGGCCGTCCGTATGGGCGATGCCGGGCTACCCGACCGAGTAG
- the thiH gene encoding 2-iminoacetate synthase ThiH, with translation MDIHSQSPLFEHRWQLLEWHDLTLRINSKTDADVERALAADRLTREDMMALLSPAASRWLEPLAQRAQQLTRQRFGNTVSFYVPLYLSNLCANDCTYCGFSMSNHLKRKTLNQQEILRECEAIKALGFDHLLLVTGEHQRKVGMDYFRQMLPLIRPQFSSLMMEVQPLSQAEYAELKTLGLDGVLVYQETYHAATYARHHLRGQKQDFAWRLATPDRLGRAGIDKIGLGVLIGLSDSWRTDCYMMAEHLLYLQQTYWQSRYSVSFPRLRPCAGGIEPASLMDEAQLTQVICAFRLLAPDVELSLSTRESPFFRDHMIPIAINNVSAFSKTQPGGYADDHPELEQFTPHDNRRPQDVADALTQAGLQPVWKDWDGYLGRPTTG, from the coding sequence ATGGATATCCACTCTCAATCGCCGTTGTTTGAACACCGCTGGCAACTGTTGGAATGGCATGACCTGACCCTGCGCATCAACAGTAAAACCGACGCTGACGTAGAGCGGGCGTTAGCCGCTGATCGACTCACACGCGAGGATATGATGGCGTTGCTGTCGCCTGCCGCCAGTCGCTGGCTGGAGCCGCTGGCGCAACGGGCGCAACAGCTGACGCGCCAGCGCTTCGGCAACACCGTCAGTTTCTATGTGCCGCTGTATCTCTCCAACCTGTGCGCCAACGACTGCACCTATTGCGGCTTTTCCATGAGCAATCACCTCAAACGCAAGACGCTGAACCAGCAGGAAATTCTACGTGAGTGTGAGGCGATCAAGGCGTTGGGGTTCGATCACCTGCTGCTGGTGACCGGTGAACACCAGCGCAAAGTGGGAATGGACTATTTTCGCCAGATGTTGCCGTTAATTCGCCCACAATTCAGCTCACTGATGATGGAGGTTCAGCCGCTGTCGCAGGCGGAGTATGCCGAACTGAAAACCCTCGGTCTGGATGGGGTGCTGGTTTATCAGGAAACCTATCATGCAGCGACCTATGCCCGCCACCACCTGCGCGGCCAAAAACAGGATTTCGCCTGGCGACTGGCGACGCCGGACAGGCTGGGGCGCGCCGGAATCGACAAGATCGGGCTGGGGGTGCTGATTGGGCTGTCCGACAGCTGGCGCACCGACTGCTACATGATGGCCGAGCACCTGCTGTATTTACAGCAAACCTACTGGCAAAGCCGCTACTCGGTGTCGTTCCCGCGTCTGCGCCCTTGTGCTGGCGGCATTGAACCCGCCTCGCTGATGGATGAAGCGCAACTGACGCAGGTGATTTGCGCCTTCCGGCTGCTGGCACCCGATGTGGAACTGTCGCTCTCTACCCGCGAGTCACCATTCTTCCGCGACCACATGATTCCGATTGCCATCAACAACGTCAGCGCGTTTTCCAAAACCCAACCGGGCGGCTACGCCGATGACCACCCAGAACTGGAACAATTCACCCCGCACGACAATCGCCGCCCACAAGACGTAGCCGACGCCCTGACTCAGGCGGGGTTGCAACCAGTGTGGAAAGACTGGGACGGTTATCTGGGAAGGCCGACGACAGGCTGA
- a CDS encoding thiazole synthase: MLKIADTTFTSRLLTGTGKFASAQRMQDALHASGSQLVTLAMKRVDLKGGSDAILAPLRELGVQLLPNTSGAKTAEEAVFAARLAREALGTHWVKLEIHPDMKYLLPDPVETLKAAEQLVKDGFVVLPYCGADPVLCKRLEDAGCAAVMPLGAPIGSNQGLQTRDFLRIIVEQARVPVVVDAGIGAPSHAAEAIELGADAVLVNTAIAVARDPVQMAHAFRLAVDAGAIARQAGLGSRRHLASATSPLTGFLQHTETAD, encoded by the coding sequence ATGCTGAAGATTGCAGATACAACGTTTACGTCCCGGTTATTAACCGGCACCGGCAAGTTTGCCAGCGCACAACGGATGCAGGATGCACTGCACGCCTCCGGCTCACAACTAGTCACGCTGGCAATGAAACGGGTGGATTTGAAAGGCGGCAGCGATGCCATTCTGGCACCGCTGCGCGAGTTGGGCGTACAGCTGCTGCCCAATACCTCCGGTGCCAAAACCGCCGAGGAAGCGGTGTTTGCCGCCCGACTGGCACGCGAAGCGTTGGGCACGCACTGGGTGAAACTGGAAATCCACCCGGACATGAAATACCTGCTGCCCGACCCGGTGGAAACGCTGAAAGCCGCCGAACAACTGGTGAAAGACGGTTTTGTGGTACTACCCTACTGCGGTGCCGACCCGGTGTTGTGCAAGCGGCTGGAAGACGCCGGTTGTGCCGCGGTGATGCCGCTCGGCGCACCTATCGGCTCCAATCAAGGGCTGCAAACACGCGACTTTCTGCGCATTATCGTCGAACAGGCGCGGGTACCGGTAGTTGTGGATGCTGGCATTGGCGCTCCCAGTCATGCAGCAGAAGCCATCGAACTGGGTGCCGATGCGGTACTGGTTAATACCGCTATCGCTGTGGCACGTGACCCGGTGCAGATGGCGCACGCTTTCCGACTGGCGGTGGACGCCGGTGCCATTGCCCGTCAGGCTGGTCTGGGTAGCCGCCGGCACCTCGCCAGCGCCACCAGCCCACTGACCGGCTTTCTGCAACATACGGAGACCGCCGACTGA
- the thiS gene encoding sulfur carrier protein ThiS, with the protein MKIRLNDEVIELHSELTVAQLLEQLNRLQPGTALAINYTIIPRDNWAQHIVRDGDDILLFQAIAGG; encoded by the coding sequence ATGAAAATCCGGCTCAACGATGAGGTTATCGAACTGCATAGTGAGTTGACCGTCGCACAACTGCTTGAGCAGTTGAACCGGCTACAGCCCGGCACGGCGCTGGCCATCAATTACACCATCATCCCACGTGATAACTGGGCGCAACATATCGTGCGGGATGGTGATGACATTTTATTGTTTCAGGCGATCGCTGGAGGTTGA
- a CDS encoding HesA/MoeB/ThiF family protein, whose translation MLDDQAFMRYSRQLLLEDIGQEGQQKLAAARVLLVGLGGLGSPAALYLAAAGVGTLLLADHDTLHLSNLQRQILYRSANLSRPKTELARHALEAINPLVKTVALTTRLEGESLTTAVAQADLVLDCCDNMTTRHAVNAACVAAQKPLISASAVGFSGQLLVLTPPYPHGCYACLYPDATEPRRNCRTAGVLGPVVGVMGTLQALEALKLLCGLPSPLDGKLRLFDARQQQWTTLQLARSATCPVCGGQA comes from the coding sequence ATGCTCGATGATCAGGCATTTATGCGCTACAGCCGCCAGTTGTTGCTGGAAGATATCGGCCAGGAAGGACAACAGAAACTGGCGGCAGCCAGGGTGTTGCTGGTGGGATTGGGCGGACTGGGATCGCCAGCGGCGCTCTATCTGGCGGCAGCCGGCGTCGGCACGCTGCTGCTGGCAGACCACGACACCCTGCACCTCTCCAATCTGCAACGGCAGATTCTCTACCGCAGCGCTAACCTGTCACGCCCCAAAACGGAGCTGGCCCGTCACGCGCTGGAAGCCATCAACCCACTGGTGAAAACCGTCGCGCTGACCACCCGACTTGAAGGCGAATCGCTGACAACCGCGGTGGCGCAAGCCGATCTGGTGCTGGACTGCTGCGACAACATGACCACCCGTCATGCGGTCAATGCCGCCTGCGTCGCGGCACAAAAACCGCTGATTAGCGCCAGCGCGGTGGGATTCAGCGGCCAGTTGCTGGTGCTGACGCCGCCTTACCCACACGGCTGCTACGCCTGCCTCTACCCGGACGCCACGGAACCTCGACGCAACTGCCGCACCGCCGGTGTACTCGGCCCGGTGGTCGGTGTGATGGGCACCTTACAGGCGCTGGAAGCGCTCAAACTGCTGTGCGGATTACCCTCACCACTGGACGGCAAATTACGTCTGTTCGATGCACGCCAGCAGCAATGGACCACGCTGCAACTGGCACGATCAGCGACCTGTCCGGTATGTGGAGGGCAGGCATGA
- the thiE gene encoding thiamine phosphate synthase, giving the protein MNRAFPATDAQLGLYPVVDSVAWIERLLSAGARTLQLRIKDQPAEQAEPDIIQAIALGRQYQARLFINDYWQLAVKHQAYGVHLGQEDLDTADLAAIHAAGLRLGVSTHNDAELARAVALSPSYIALGHIFPTHTKAMPSAPQGLVELARHIRALNGHFPTVAIGGISIDRVPDVLETGVGSIAVVSAITQAADWRAATATLLQLIEGREA; this is encoded by the coding sequence ATGAACCGTGCGTTTCCTGCCACCGACGCCCAACTGGGGCTTTATCCGGTGGTCGATAGCGTAGCGTGGATAGAACGCCTGCTGAGCGCGGGGGCTCGCACTCTCCAGCTACGCATTAAAGACCAGCCAGCGGAGCAGGCCGAGCCGGACATCATCCAGGCAATCGCGCTTGGCCGTCAGTATCAGGCCCGGCTGTTCATCAACGATTACTGGCAACTAGCGGTGAAGCATCAGGCGTACGGCGTACATCTGGGTCAGGAGGATCTCGATACTGCCGATCTGGCGGCGATCCACGCCGCCGGGCTACGTCTGGGCGTGTCTACCCATAACGATGCTGAACTGGCACGTGCCGTCGCCCTGTCGCCGTCTTACATCGCACTGGGCCATATTTTCCCGACCCATACCAAAGCCATGCCATCGGCACCACAAGGTCTGGTGGAGTTGGCCCGTCATATTCGCGCGTTGAACGGGCACTTTCCCACCGTGGCCATCGGCGGTATCAGCATTGACCGGGTACCCGACGTGCTGGAAACCGGGGTCGGCAGCATTGCCGTGGTCAGCGCCATCACACAGGCCGCTGACTGGCGCGCCGCGACCGCGACGTTACTGCAATTGATCGAAGGACGGGAGGCATAA
- the thiC gene encoding phosphomethylpyrimidine synthase ThiC: MSTESKLSTELMASGEKTPSGRREQRAAAQQFIDTLRGSTFPNSQRIYLTGSRPDIRVPMREIQLSPTLIGGSRDNPRYEPNEAVPVYDTAGPYGDPASTPDVHHGLSKLRAGWIAERDDTQALPRASSDFTQQRLADLGLAHLRFEHLPHPIRAKTGRRVTQLHYARQGIITPEMEFIAIRENMGRERIRGEVLRQQHPGHSFGALLPDDITPEFVRQEVAAGRAIIPANINHPESEPMVIGRNFLVKVNANIGNSAVTSSIEEEVEKLVWATRWGADTVMDLSTGRYIHETREWILRNSPVPIGTVPIYQALEKVNGIAENLSWELFRDTLLEQAEQGVDYFTIHAGVLLRYVPMTAKRLTGIVSRGGSIMAKWCLSHHQENFLYQHFREICEICAAYDVALSLGDGLRPGSIQDANDEAQFAELHTLGELTKVAWEYDVQVMIEGPGHVPMQMIRRNMTEELEHCHEAPFYTLGPLTTDIAPGYDHFTSGIGAAMIGWFGCAMLCYVTPKEHLGLPNKNDVKQGLIAYKIAAHAADLAKGHPGAQIRDNAMSKARFEFRWEDQFNLALDPETARAYHDETLPQESGKVAHFCSMCGPKFCSMKITQEVRDYAARQEAQPVDAGMAQMSAEFRARGSELYHTATSLPQEER; encoded by the coding sequence ATGTCTACCGAATCCAAACTGTCCACGGAGCTGATGGCTTCCGGAGAAAAAACACCGTCTGGTCGTCGTGAACAACGTGCTGCCGCTCAACAGTTTATCGATACGCTGCGCGGCTCAACCTTCCCAAACTCACAGCGGATTTATCTGACCGGCTCACGCCCGGATATTCGCGTCCCGATGCGGGAAATCCAGCTAAGCCCAACGCTGATAGGTGGTAGCCGCGACAACCCGCGCTATGAACCGAACGAAGCGGTGCCGGTTTATGACACCGCCGGGCCTTACGGCGACCCGGCCAGCACGCCGGACGTACATCACGGACTCAGCAAACTGCGCGCCGGCTGGATTGCAGAACGCGACGACACGCAAGCATTACCACGAGCCAGCTCTGACTTTACCCAGCAGCGGCTGGCGGATCTCGGCCTTGCTCACCTGCGTTTTGAACATCTGCCACACCCCATACGTGCCAAAACGGGGCGTCGCGTCACCCAGTTGCATTACGCCCGTCAGGGCATCATCACGCCGGAGATGGAATTCATCGCCATCCGTGAAAATATGGGGCGTGAGCGTATTCGCGGCGAGGTTCTGCGCCAGCAGCATCCGGGCCACAGTTTTGGCGCGTTGCTGCCGGACGACATCACACCGGAATTCGTGCGTCAGGAAGTCGCGGCCGGGCGGGCGATTATCCCTGCCAACATTAATCACCCGGAATCGGAACCGATGGTCATCGGCCGTAATTTTCTGGTGAAGGTGAACGCCAATATCGGCAACTCTGCGGTGACCTCTTCGATTGAGGAAGAAGTCGAGAAACTGGTGTGGGCAACCCGTTGGGGTGCGGACACCGTGATGGACTTATCCACCGGGCGTTATATTCATGAAACCCGCGAGTGGATTCTGCGCAACAGCCCGGTGCCAATCGGCACAGTGCCGATTTATCAGGCGCTGGAAAAGGTTAACGGCATCGCGGAAAACCTGAGCTGGGAACTGTTCCGCGACACACTGCTGGAACAGGCGGAACAGGGGGTGGACTACTTCACCATTCACGCCGGCGTACTACTACGCTACGTGCCGATGACCGCCAAACGCCTGACCGGCATTGTGTCGCGCGGCGGTTCCATCATGGCGAAATGGTGCCTGTCGCACCATCAGGAAAACTTCCTCTACCAGCACTTCCGTGAAATTTGCGAAATCTGTGCCGCCTATGACGTCGCGCTGTCGCTGGGCGACGGCCTGCGCCCCGGTTCGATTCAGGATGCCAACGACGAAGCACAGTTTGCTGAACTGCACACGCTGGGGGAACTGACTAAGGTCGCCTGGGAATACGATGTGCAAGTGATGATCGAAGGCCCCGGTCATGTGCCGATGCAGATGATCCGCCGCAACATGACCGAAGAGCTGGAACACTGCCATGAAGCACCGTTCTACACGCTGGGCCCGCTCACCACAGATATCGCGCCGGGCTATGACCACTTTACGTCAGGTATCGGCGCGGCGATGATCGGCTGGTTCGGCTGCGCCATGCTGTGCTACGTCACCCCGAAAGAACATCTCGGCCTGCCGAACAAAAACGACGTTAAACAAGGGCTGATCGCCTACAAGATAGCCGCCCACGCCGCCGATCTGGCGAAGGGCCACCCCGGCGCGCAAATCCGCGACAACGCCATGTCCAAGGCACGCTTTGAATTCCGCTGGGAAGACCAGTTCAATCTGGCACTGGACCCGGAAACCGCCCGTGCCTACCACGATGAAACCCTGCCGCAGGAATCCGGCAAGGTGGCACATTTCTGCTCAATGTGCGGACCGAAATTCTGCTCGATGAAGATTACACAGGAAGTACGCGACTACGCCGCCCGTCAGGAAGCGCAACCGGTGGATGCCGGTATGGCGCAAATGTCCGCCGAATTCCGCGCCCGCGGCAGCGAGCTGTACCACACTGCCACCAGCCTGCCGCAGGAGGAACGCTGA